The following coding sequences lie in one Spirosoma sp. KUDC1026 genomic window:
- a CDS encoding BLUF domain-containing protein — translation MDYCITYFSTAVESTSEHDIFDIVEFSRNKNARLGITGVLLYVNGNIVQVLEGQQEAVEGLYKSIQIDPRHTNVRTVISHHIAQRLFDHWFMGYETLTTRQYEEVADIIDGEASHDPDRPVILRMLKRFFDVNHRQATDE, via the coding sequence ATGGATTACTGCATCACTTATTTCAGTACGGCCGTTGAGTCAACCTCCGAACACGACATTTTCGACATTGTGGAGTTTAGTCGGAATAAGAACGCCCGATTGGGTATCACCGGTGTGCTGTTATACGTCAACGGCAACATCGTTCAAGTGCTCGAGGGCCAGCAGGAAGCCGTAGAAGGTTTGTATAAGAGCATCCAGATTGACCCCCGCCACACTAACGTACGAACCGTCATCAGCCATCACATTGCCCAGCGGCTGTTTGATCACTGGTTTATGGGCTATGAGACGCTGACTACCCGGCAGTATGAAGAGGTAGCGGATATTATTGACGGGGAAGCGTCCCACGATCCTGACCGGCCAGTTATATTACGGATGCTTAAACGCTTTTTCGACGTTAACCACCGCCAGGCAACCGACGAATAA
- a CDS encoding type IV secretory system conjugative DNA transfer family protein, whose translation MPERDTRPSALATAYSYLSAFLSEDVNKATSTSTLSLEDFRDGKPMTIYLILPPDKLISHRALIKLWIGVLLKTITSRQTIPHQQTLFLLDEAGQLGHFAYLYSIITLCRGYGLKCWTIWQDFQQLEANYPNDWQTLMNNCGMVQYFGGKNYQIARKVESITGIPAARLMQMDADQQLLMMDGLTFLSRKLDYLTDGQYKDRFDPNPFYPKCSSADGPGVR comes from the coding sequence ATGCCCGAGCGGGATACACGGCCGAGTGCGCTGGCGACGGCCTACTCGTACCTATCGGCCTTTTTGAGCGAAGACGTGAACAAAGCGACCAGTACGTCGACGCTGTCGCTGGAGGATTTTCGGGACGGGAAACCGATGACGATCTACTTGATCCTGCCGCCCGATAAGCTGATCTCGCACCGGGCGCTGATCAAGCTTTGGATAGGAGTGCTGCTGAAAACCATTACCAGCCGTCAGACTATTCCTCATCAGCAGACGCTGTTCCTGCTCGACGAAGCAGGGCAACTGGGGCACTTTGCGTATCTCTACAGCATCATTACGCTCTGCCGCGGCTATGGCCTGAAATGCTGGACTATCTGGCAGGACTTTCAGCAACTCGAAGCCAACTACCCGAACGACTGGCAGACGCTGATGAACAACTGCGGGATGGTGCAGTATTTTGGCGGGAAGAATTACCAGATTGCCCGCAAAGTGGAGTCCATTACGGGCATACCGGCGGCCCGGCTTATGCAGATGGATGCCGACCAGCAATTGCTGATGATGGATGGACTAACCTTCCTGTCCCGTAAACTGGACTATCTGACCGACGGGCAGTACAAAGATCGGTTCGACCCTAATCCGTTCTATCCCAAATGTTCCTCAGCGGATGGGCCGGGCGTACGTTGA
- a CDS encoding helix-turn-helix domain-containing protein has translation MISTESIEEFYQKKFNWMPDNLQYDLSHFNVFRLEDCFVPGAPPMNYSRRDYYKISLIRGKNVYHYADKSIEIEGSTLIFFNPQVPYTWASLSDDKTGFFCIFREAFFNERMRGSLHELPMFLPGGKPAYSLTQEQDEQISQLFQKMLDEINSEYRYKYDLLQSYLTELIHSALKMRPSETLYQHPDAKSRMTAVFTELLERQFPIESPSQRFMMRSAKDFADHLSVHVNHLNRSIRETTGRTTTDHIAGRLLSEAKALLKHTDWNVAQISYSLGFEEPAHFNNFFKKQTQLTPTAYRTV, from the coding sequence ATGATAAGCACCGAGTCGATCGAAGAGTTTTACCAGAAGAAGTTCAACTGGATGCCGGATAACCTTCAGTACGATCTGTCACACTTCAACGTGTTCCGGCTGGAAGACTGCTTTGTACCGGGAGCACCGCCCATGAATTACAGTCGCCGGGATTACTACAAAATCTCGCTGATCCGGGGGAAAAACGTGTATCATTATGCCGACAAAAGCATCGAGATCGAAGGTTCTACGCTGATTTTCTTTAATCCGCAGGTGCCTTACACCTGGGCATCGCTGTCTGACGACAAAACAGGTTTTTTCTGCATTTTCCGGGAGGCTTTCTTCAATGAGCGGATGCGGGGCAGCTTACATGAGCTGCCCATGTTTCTGCCCGGAGGCAAGCCAGCGTACTCGCTCACCCAGGAGCAGGATGAGCAGATCAGTCAGTTGTTCCAGAAAATGCTGGATGAGATCAATTCGGAGTATCGCTACAAGTATGACCTCTTGCAGAGCTATCTCACCGAGCTAATCCACAGCGCGCTAAAAATGCGACCGTCGGAAACGCTATACCAGCATCCTGACGCCAAGTCACGGATGACAGCGGTCTTTACGGAGCTACTGGAACGGCAGTTTCCGATTGAATCGCCCAGTCAGCGTTTTATGATGCGGTCGGCAAAAGATTTCGCGGATCATCTGTCCGTGCACGTCAACCACCTCAACCGCTCCATCCGGGAAACGACCGGCCGTACCACCACCGACCACATTGCCGGGCGTCTCCTGAGCGAAGCCAAAGCGTTGCTCAAGCATACAGACTGGAACGTTGCCCAGATCAGCTATAGCCTCGGCTTCGAAGAACCAGCCCATTTCAACAACTTCTTCAAGAAACAGACCCAGCTTACCCCTACTGCCTACCGAACTGTTTGA
- a CDS encoding FHA domain-containing protein, whose translation MANQSGGWLRKLGDLLVPPSQTTAAPAPAVTNTRILNELVACFEDSISQESVGASMLFNAHFLIILHPDVYEDRLNAFPVIVNEAVSAFNQFIDAHKANYGRVSPVASSWFFKFGAGREFNGEAVEPADVRVVGALTGILSGNQALASGAAPMHVTQRVQQTNRYEKIDVDQRAFLHIDFREPGAFVVKFSFEAPAKPIGQINSTVNQQPSLPRSLEDGLAQIRYYVSDKNQDATYLMRDREIVIARKEADNQQFSNYLLLESVYVSNPHARIRYNEITQGFELASFSRNETRINERVVPRSEPANPQWHELPDKAQILLNSMVTLQFNRNL comes from the coding sequence ATGGCCAATCAGTCCGGTGGCTGGCTCCGGAAGTTGGGTGACCTGCTTGTTCCCCCCAGCCAGACAACGGCGGCCCCCGCGCCAGCCGTTACCAACACACGTATCTTAAACGAACTCGTTGCCTGTTTCGAGGATTCTATCTCGCAGGAATCGGTAGGGGCAAGTATGCTCTTCAACGCGCATTTTCTGATTATTCTGCACCCGGATGTCTACGAGGATCGATTGAACGCGTTCCCGGTCATTGTCAACGAAGCCGTCAGTGCCTTTAATCAGTTTATTGATGCGCACAAAGCCAACTACGGTCGAGTATCTCCGGTTGCGTCGAGCTGGTTTTTTAAATTCGGAGCCGGGCGTGAATTCAATGGCGAAGCGGTCGAACCGGCCGACGTTCGGGTGGTAGGTGCCCTCACCGGGATTCTGTCGGGGAATCAGGCCCTGGCGTCGGGTGCGGCTCCCATGCACGTAACGCAGCGGGTGCAACAAACGAACCGCTACGAGAAAATTGATGTCGACCAGCGGGCGTTTCTGCACATTGATTTTCGCGAGCCGGGTGCGTTTGTGGTTAAGTTCTCGTTCGAGGCACCCGCAAAACCGATCGGTCAGATAAACAGTACCGTAAATCAGCAACCATCACTGCCGCGCAGCCTGGAAGATGGACTCGCGCAGATTCGGTATTACGTATCCGACAAAAATCAGGATGCGACGTACCTGATGCGCGACCGCGAGATTGTGATAGCCCGTAAGGAGGCCGACAACCAACAGTTTTCAAACTATCTGCTGCTGGAATCAGTCTATGTATCGAACCCCCATGCCCGGATTCGGTACAACGAAATAACGCAGGGGTTTGAGCTGGCCTCGTTCAGCCGGAACGAAACCCGTATCAACGAACGCGTGGTGCCCCGGAGCGAACCCGCCAATCCACAGTGGCACGAACTGCCCGATAAAGCGCAGATCCTGCTGAACAGCATGGTCACGCTGCAGTTTAACCGTAACCTGTAA
- a CDS encoding PAS domain-containing protein — translation MTDSSTYFPFSLGNQAEQERLRYAIQAAQVGTWHLDIGQQQVWWDERCQELYGFRGGDTIAYSQFLSLVHEEDWERVDRALRDAFDPSSAGYYDMQFRTTGAQDGQVRWLHCQGRAYVDVVGAAYRLSGVARDITVQVQLHQQLEVSKARFRSIVLNSPTPTVLFVGRELVIDAVNGPMLEIWGKDESVMGQSLYQVLPELVNQPLQDLLQRVYDTGEAYHSHGPKTGVMVDRQWQDAWFNFSYNPVYTQDGTLIGLINTATDVTKEVLALRQLQRSEVRFRALIEEAPVATCLLMGRDLRIEVANASILAVFQQGQQVIGLPLLEALPELKNQPFPAILQDLFDTGVTYSAQGARADLLIGGLPGTYYVDFTAKPLFNEPGDVYAVLVMATNVTQQVLAQQLIQRSEAQKTFLLELTDQLRALSSPTAIYHTVAGQLGTYLGANRVSYAQQQRDGETIVVLPNYTNGVADWQGQHCSTEYGNLLADLLAEGNTARADVVSDPALTAEQKEAHRALGLAATASRSLVTTTGTKTVLFIHYQQPHAWTADELTLLDEVCARLIIAVDRAEAEQALLQSEQRYRLLSEELEHRVDQRTQELTQANEDLRRSNDNLQQFAYVASHDLQEPLRKIQQFGDLLLQQPTQPLDEQSSYLLQRMVDAGSRMSRLVSDLLTFSRIKTQQETFDEVSLQQIMARVLDTLDLAIDQAGAQVEIPVLPRIKGDATQLGQLFQNLLSNALKFRRAATAPLIVIRCEVVAASTLPQDVVPSRMSTHYYRIEVIDNGIGFESKYRDRIFRVFQRLHGKNEYAGTGIGLAICQRVVENHGGAITANSEPGLGATFSVFLPFQ, via the coding sequence ATGACTGATTCATCAACATACTTCCCATTCTCACTTGGTAATCAAGCCGAGCAGGAACGCCTACGGTATGCCATCCAGGCAGCCCAGGTAGGTACCTGGCACCTCGACATTGGCCAACAGCAGGTGTGGTGGGATGAGCGTTGCCAGGAACTCTACGGTTTCCGGGGTGGTGATACGATTGCCTATAGCCAGTTTCTTTCGCTGGTACACGAGGAGGACTGGGAGCGTGTGGACAGGGCATTGAGGGACGCCTTCGATCCCTCCTCGGCGGGCTACTACGACATGCAGTTTCGCACCACCGGAGCACAGGATGGACAGGTCCGCTGGCTGCACTGCCAGGGCCGGGCTTATGTCGACGTTGTTGGGGCCGCTTACCGCCTGTCGGGGGTAGCCCGTGACATCACCGTTCAGGTGCAGCTGCATCAACAGCTAGAAGTAAGTAAGGCTCGCTTTCGCAGTATCGTACTCAACTCTCCTACCCCCACGGTTCTCTTTGTGGGCCGGGAACTGGTTATTGACGCCGTCAACGGACCGATGCTCGAAATATGGGGTAAGGACGAGTCCGTGATGGGTCAATCGCTTTATCAAGTACTTCCCGAGCTGGTGAACCAGCCATTGCAGGACCTCTTACAGCGCGTTTATGATACCGGTGAAGCCTACCACAGTCATGGGCCCAAAACGGGGGTGATGGTGGATCGGCAGTGGCAGGATGCCTGGTTTAACTTTTCCTACAATCCGGTTTATACCCAGGACGGCACCCTGATCGGACTCATCAATACGGCTACCGACGTTACCAAGGAGGTGCTGGCGCTCCGGCAACTGCAACGCAGTGAAGTCCGTTTTCGGGCCTTGATTGAAGAAGCGCCGGTAGCCACCTGTTTGCTGATGGGTCGTGACCTGCGGATCGAGGTAGCTAACGCATCCATCTTGGCCGTTTTCCAACAGGGCCAGCAGGTAATCGGTCTGCCCCTGCTCGAAGCGCTGCCCGAATTAAAAAACCAACCGTTCCCGGCTATCCTGCAGGATCTGTTTGATACAGGTGTGACCTACTCTGCTCAGGGTGCCCGGGCTGACTTGCTGATTGGCGGCTTACCAGGAACCTACTACGTTGATTTCACGGCCAAGCCGTTGTTTAACGAGCCGGGAGACGTCTACGCTGTTCTGGTCATGGCAACGAACGTTACCCAGCAGGTACTGGCTCAACAGCTCATTCAACGTAGCGAAGCGCAAAAAACCTTTCTGCTGGAGCTAACTGACCAGCTCCGCGCGTTGAGCAGTCCCACAGCGATCTACCATACCGTTGCCGGTCAACTGGGTACCTATTTAGGCGCTAACCGGGTAAGCTACGCCCAGCAGCAACGCGACGGGGAAACGATTGTGGTACTGCCTAATTACACCAATGGCGTAGCTGACTGGCAGGGGCAACACTGCTCTACTGAGTATGGAAACCTACTGGCGGATCTTCTGGCAGAAGGGAATACCGCTCGCGCTGATGTGGTCAGTGACCCAGCACTCACCGCTGAGCAGAAGGAAGCTCATCGAGCACTAGGACTAGCTGCCACAGCCAGCAGATCTTTGGTAACCACCACTGGAACTAAGACCGTACTGTTTATCCATTATCAGCAGCCTCATGCCTGGACCGCTGATGAATTGACATTGCTGGATGAGGTATGCGCCAGACTGATCATTGCTGTTGACCGGGCGGAGGCCGAACAGGCCCTCCTGCAAAGTGAGCAACGCTACCGGCTTCTGTCGGAGGAGTTAGAGCATCGGGTGGACCAGCGGACCCAGGAGTTAACGCAGGCTAACGAGGACCTCCGGCGCTCCAATGATAATTTGCAGCAATTTGCCTACGTGGCCAGTCACGACCTACAGGAGCCCCTGCGCAAGATTCAGCAGTTCGGGGATTTGCTGCTGCAACAACCTACCCAGCCGCTTGATGAGCAAAGCAGTTACCTGCTTCAACGCATGGTGGATGCCGGTAGCCGCATGTCCAGGCTGGTCAGCGATCTACTGACGTTCTCACGGATCAAAACCCAACAGGAAACCTTTGACGAGGTGTCGCTGCAGCAGATCATGGCCCGAGTACTGGACACGCTGGATCTGGCTATTGACCAGGCCGGAGCCCAGGTTGAAATCCCCGTGCTCCCCCGTATAAAAGGGGATGCAACGCAACTAGGCCAGTTGTTTCAAAACCTGTTGAGCAACGCCCTTAAGTTTCGACGAGCAGCGACAGCCCCGCTTATCGTCATCCGTTGCGAGGTGGTGGCAGCATCCACCTTACCACAGGACGTAGTGCCCTCCCGAATGTCAACTCACTACTATCGGATAGAGGTGATCGACAACGGTATTGGTTTTGAGTCAAAGTACAGAGATCGCATCTTTCGGGTGTTTCAGCGACTACATGGTAAGAATGAGTACGCAGGAACAGGCATTGGTCTGGCCATTTGTCAACGCGTGGTTGAGAATCACGGTGGAGCTATCACGGCAAATAGCGAACCCGGTCTGGGGGCTACCTTCTCGG
- a CDS encoding oxidoreductase, which produces MSTQKVWFVTGASKGLGLSLVKQLLAAGHNVAATSRRLDDLSRAVGTADNFLPLAVDLTTESSVAQAINQTIEQFGRIDVVVNNAGYGQLGSLEELSDAEARTNFDVNVFGPLNVIRHVMPQLRSQQSGYIINLSSIGGFVGNFPGFGVYCATKFAVEGFSEALAAEAKAFGIHVTIVSPGYFRTEFLTSGSLGTPANPIDAYQSVRESQQAHQEQINGNQPGDPEKAVAILIRLADEPNPPLHLFLGQDAFDTATGKITALQQEMTTWKNVTTSTGFDAPALA; this is translated from the coding sequence ATGAGTACACAAAAAGTATGGTTCGTTACCGGTGCGTCTAAAGGCCTTGGCCTATCGCTGGTTAAACAATTGCTGGCCGCTGGGCACAACGTAGCGGCTACCTCCCGCCGGCTCGATGACCTGAGCCGGGCCGTAGGTACAGCTGATAATTTCTTACCACTCGCCGTTGACCTGACGACCGAAAGCAGCGTAGCGCAGGCCATCAATCAGACCATCGAGCAGTTTGGCCGGATCGATGTTGTCGTCAACAATGCGGGGTACGGGCAGCTCGGCAGTCTCGAAGAATTGAGCGACGCCGAAGCCCGGACTAACTTTGACGTAAATGTTTTTGGTCCGCTCAACGTCATCCGACACGTCATGCCGCAGTTACGTAGCCAGCAGTCAGGGTATATTATCAACCTCTCGTCCATCGGCGGTTTCGTCGGTAACTTCCCCGGATTTGGCGTCTACTGTGCGACTAAGTTTGCGGTAGAAGGCTTCTCTGAAGCGCTGGCGGCCGAAGCGAAAGCCTTTGGCATCCACGTAACGATCGTTTCCCCTGGCTATTTCCGGACCGAGTTTCTTACATCGGGTTCCCTCGGCACGCCCGCCAATCCCATCGACGCCTACCAGTCCGTTCGGGAATCGCAGCAGGCACACCAGGAGCAGATCAATGGCAATCAGCCGGGTGATCCCGAGAAAGCCGTTGCCATTCTGATCCGCCTGGCCGACGAGCCAAATCCGCCCCTGCATCTGTTCCTGGGTCAGGATGCCTTCGATACGGCCACGGGAAAAATTACTGCGTTACAACAGGAGATGACTACCTGGAAAAACGTAACCACTTCAACTGGTTTTGACGCGCCAGCTTTGGCATAA
- a CDS encoding oxidoreductase produces the protein MDNKKVWFITGASKGLGLSLVNQLLAAGHYVAATSRNVTDLNQAVGQTTPNFLALQVDLANEQSVKQAIDQTLSTFGRLDVLVNNAGYGIGGSIEELTDEETRISFDVNVFGTLNVIRHAMPHLRTQGSGHIINISSIAGISANTGWAIYGATKYAIVGLSEVLADDVKQFGIHVTVVAPGAFRTSFLTPESLVLAQNPIDAYTDVRASHSKYEHMNGNQIGDPEKAAAAMIQISEAPNPPLYLLLGSDAYKRAMNKVERLRDEFTANETLTKSTDFSA, from the coding sequence ATGGACAACAAAAAAGTATGGTTTATTACTGGCGCATCCAAAGGCCTGGGCCTGTCGCTGGTCAATCAGCTGCTGGCAGCGGGACATTACGTAGCCGCCACCTCCCGAAACGTAACGGATCTTAACCAGGCCGTTGGCCAGACAACCCCTAATTTTTTAGCCTTACAAGTCGATCTCGCCAACGAGCAAAGTGTTAAGCAAGCCATCGATCAAACGCTGTCAACCTTCGGTCGGCTTGACGTACTAGTCAATAACGCAGGCTACGGCATTGGCGGCAGTATTGAGGAGCTGACCGACGAAGAGACTCGCATTAGTTTTGACGTGAACGTCTTTGGAACGCTCAACGTCATCCGGCACGCCATGCCCCATCTGCGCACCCAAGGATCGGGACATATCATTAACATCTCCTCTATTGCGGGCATTTCGGCCAATACCGGCTGGGCCATTTACGGAGCCACCAAATACGCTATTGTGGGCCTCTCGGAAGTGCTGGCCGACGATGTGAAGCAGTTCGGAATTCACGTGACGGTGGTGGCACCGGGTGCATTCCGCACCAGCTTTCTCACGCCCGAATCGCTGGTGCTGGCCCAAAATCCCATCGACGCGTACACCGACGTTCGGGCGTCACACAGTAAGTACGAGCACATGAACGGTAACCAGATCGGCGATCCGGAGAAAGCCGCGGCTGCGATGATCCAGATCAGTGAGGCCCCGAATCCACCCCTGTATTTACTGCTGGGCAGCGATGCCTACAAACGGGCCATGAACAAAGTCGAGCGGCTGCGCGATGAGTTTACGGCCAACGAGACGCTGACGAAATCCACTGATTTCTCCGCCTAG